The DNA region CCGGCGGACTCGACCGCTGCATCGTCCTCGATGACAGCGATGACGAACAGGGCATCAGCGCCGCGGCAGCCCTGGTCGAGCGCTATCGCTCCCGACTGGGTATCGATCTGCACCACATCGACCGGCATGAACGCGCAAGGCTGTTGAAAAAACTGGCCCGAGACAGCGAAGTCGAGTTCGAGTACCTCTACTGGTTTATCGAGGGCAGCCCCGATGACCAGCAACCGCGCTACGGAGCCAGCCTCAACCTGGCCCTGTTGCTCGGCGCCGGCGAGGCCATCGCCCTGATGGACGATGATGCCAGTCTGTCGGCATTCCGGCTCGGGCAAGACTGCAACCAGCATCGATTTTCACCCTCCGCCACCGTCGCCCTGGAGTTTCCACAACCCGATCAGCCGCTGGGAACCGGATTCGAAGCATTCACCGGCAACCCCTTCGCCGAGCATGCCCGCTACCTGGGCCGCAGCGCGGCAGGATTCGCCCGCCTCGATGCCGGGCAGTCGCCGGATCTGTTCGAACGTCTCGACCCGCAGTGCCTGCACGAGCTGAACACCCCTACCCGGATTCGCATCAGCACCAACGGCACCCTGGGCGACCCGGGCACCTCCGGCCTGCAGTGGCTGTTCGTCGAGCCGGTCGAGCACCTGAAAGCCCTGAGCCAAAACGAGCAGGACTATCGCCGACTGGTCGACCAGCGGCGGGTGGCTCGCGCGCCCGACGCCATCCAGGCATCAACAGACTTCAGCCTGATGACCACAACCCTGACCGGTATCGACAATCGTGAGCTGCTGTTGCCCACCCAGGCACGAGGAGGCAACGAGGACCTGTTATTCGGTGCCCTGACACGCTGGCTTCACCCGGGCAGCCTGCACGCTGCCCTTCCCTTCATGTTGCTGCACGAACGGCCGGAGCCTCGCAGGTGGACACCGGAAGCCATTGACCGTCCACGCTCGATCAACCGGGGGCGCTTCCTGGCCGATCAGATCGAAACACTGGCCGATCAGTTGCCCAACGGCGACACCGACAGCCGCATCGAGATGCTGGCCGGCTGGATGCGACATCTGGCGGCGATCGGCAGCAACGACCTGCGCTGGCAACTGCAGCGCGACCTGCTCGGTGTGCGCGCCGACAGCATTGACCGAATTCGGGCCCGCCTGGCGGAGTGGTCCCCACCCCCCTGGCTGGCCACCGACTATCAGCGCGCCCTCAAAGCCCATGCCGCCGACCACCCCGCAGACCGCGACCGTATCGATCAGCTCTGCGCCAGCATCCCCGGCTTTGCCAGGCGCTATGCCGACGGCCTGGAAAGCTGGTGTCAGGCATGGCGCTGGACCGCCGGCCAATCATGGGCGGCACGCATGGGCCTGGGAAATTAAGGAATGGAAGACGTACGACGCCAGCAGGCCGAATCATGGGGCGCGGATCAGTTGGGCTGGCCCGAAGATTTCGTCAGCGATGCGATCGGGTCTGACGCCAGTTTCCGCCGCTATTTTCGTCTCTCGCACGAAGGGCGCACGGTGGTGGTCATGGATGCCCCTCCCGAGATCGAGAAGCTCGATGCCTTCATCGACATCGGCCAGCGTCTGGAACGGGCGGGCCTGCACGTTCCCGACCAACTGCACGTGAACCACGAGCAGGGGTTTCTGTTGCTAGAAGACCTGGGCCAACGGCCCTACCACCTTGTGCTGAATGCCGACACCGCCGCCACACTGTTCGACGACGCCCTCGGTGCACTGATCACCATGCAGACCTACGCCGACCCACGTGGGCTGCCGGAATACGATCCCGCCATGCTGTTGCGCGAAGTATCGCTGTTCCCCGACTGGTTTTTGAACCGTCACTGGCAGGTCGAGCCCACCGATGAAGAGCTCGACGCCTGGGACAGCATCTGCGCAACGCTGGTGCGGTGGGCACTGGACCAGCCACGGGTTTTCTGTCATCGAGACTACATGCCCAGAAATCTGATGCTGGCAGACCCGAACCCGGGCATCATCGACTTTCAGGGCGCCGTACTCGGCCCCATCAGTTACGACCCCGTCTGCCTGTTTCGCGATGCCTTTCTGAGCTGGCCCCAAGAACAGGTGGATACCTGGCTGGAGAACTATCGGCAGCGTGCCCGGGCAGCCGGCCTGCCGGTCCCCGAATCAGCCGGGTTGTGGCGACGAACCTGCGATTTCATGGCTGTTCAACGCCACCTGAAAGTCATTGGCATCTTCGCCCGCATCCACTATCGCGACGGTAAATCCGGGTACCTGGAGGACACACCCCGCTTCTTTGCCTACCTGGAGCAGGCCATCGAGCGCAATCCCGAACTCCTGGAACTGGGACGGCTGATTGCCGCCTGGCAGCACCGGCGTCAGCTTGATTGAACCAATGCCACGACCAACCATGAAAGCCATGATTCTTGCCGCCGGGCGCGGCGAACGCTTGCGCCCGCTAACCGACAGCGTGCCCAAGCCGTTGCTCGAGGTGGGCGGCAAACCGCTGATCGTGCATCATCTCGACCGGCTTGCCGCCGCCGGATTCCAGGATGTGGTCATCAATCTGGGCTGGCTGGGCGAACAAATCGCCGCCAAACTGGGCGACGGTGGCAACTTCGGGCTGCGTATCCGCTATTCACCCGAACCGCCCGGCGCCCTGGAAACGGCCGGCGGCATCGTACATGCTCTGGAACTGCTTGGCGATGCGCCATTTCTGGCTATCAGCGCCGATGTGCTGTGCGATTACCCACTCAAACGTATGCGCCAACTGGAATCAGAAGCCCTGGCCCACCTCGTCATGGTCGACAACCCGCCGCACCATCCACATGGCGACTTTGGCATCGAGAGTGGGCGCATGGTCCTTGACTCGGACATCAAACTGACTTTCAGCGGTATTGCCTGGTTCAGGCCCGGGCTGTTCGCCGACCTCGAACCCGGCGTGCGCCCGTTACGGCCCGTGCTGGAACAGGCCATTGCCGCCGGCCTGGTCGAGGGCGAACGATTTCAGGGGCAATGGTTCGACACTGGAACCGCCGGGCGGCTGGAAGCAGCCAGAAACAGCCTCGCATAATTCACCGGCCCCGGACACCGGCCCGGCCACTGCCCGTCAGGACAGCCGATCCCGGAGATCTGAAACCGCCTGCTGCAGTTGATCGCGGGCTGCGGCACGGTCGCGCTGGGCCTCGGCCTGACGCTGATCGATCTCCTCAATGGTATCGCCAATCCGGTGAAGAAACTCCACCACCTTGTCGGCCGAGGCGATGCCTTCGCGCACCTGCTTGTCGACCATATCCTGGTTGGTCTCGAGCCGATCGGCAATCTCTTCCATCATCTCTTCGGTGGCATTGCGCGTCGCCGCCAGTGATTCCAGCCGCTCCTGCTGGCGCACCTGCTCGACCACCACGGCCAGTTGCTGCTTCATCAGCGGGATGGCCTGGCTGAGTGCCATGTCGAGTTCCTCGCTGACGATGATCTCGCTGTGCAGGGTCTGCTGGATGGTGGGAATCATGCCGGCGGCAATGGCCCGGCTTTTTTCGAGATTGGTCAGACGGCGGTCGAACACGTCGGCTCGCTGCTCGAGTTGACGCAGCTCGGCGGCCTGAACAGGGTCGTCGGCCGCATCAACCTCCTTCTTGAGCCCAGCCAGCCGTTCCCGCTCCTCTGCCAGGATCTCCTGCCCGGCCACGATGGCGGCGGCCATGTGTCGGAAATTGTCGATGGCTTCCTGGCCGATCTCGCGCAGATTCTCGATGGTGATCAGACTGCCGCGCTTGTCACGCTCCAGCGTGGCAATGACCTGGTTGATCTGCCCGTCAACAGTGCTCCAGTCGGCGGCGAAACGCTCCAGCGCCTTGCGAGCGTTGAAAAAGAAACGCGACAGGAAACCGGAAGGCTCCAGTTGTCCGCTGAGCCGTTTGCTGACCATGCGCAGTTCGGTCAGGTGGTCGTGCACGCTGCCCAGGTTGGCCGAACGCACTCCCTCGACGATGGTATCGGCAAACTGTGAAACCCCGGTGGCCTGGTCAGCGGCGAACTGCTCGGGCTGCTCCCAGGAAAAATCTCCCTTGATCTGCTCGATCAGCGCCTGCTTCTCGGCACGCGCGGCCTCAAGATCAAAAGCGCGGGAAGCATCGCCCAGAAAGACCTCCACCTCCCGGCGTACGGCTTCATCCTGTCGCGGCTCGGTCTCAATCGTGGTGGTCATTTCCATCGCTGCCTCCTTCAATTGGCATGTTCTTCAGTTCCTGTTCGAGCACCCGCAGGCGCACGCACAGCGCCTGGTCTTCGGCATCCAACCCGGCGTCCCGGGCCAGGGTCTCAGCCGCTTCGTCGAGGACCTCGCGCATGCGCTGCAAACGCCTTTGCCTCCGGCCGGGCTCGCTGTCGTCAAATGCAGCCAGGGTTTCGGCAGCCAGGCACAGCACATGACGGGTGCGCGCCGCAGCCGGGTCGGCCGGGCTGCGCCGGCCGCGTTCCACCGCCCGACGCGCCAGGCGGGCCAGTCGGATGACCGGCTCGGCCAGCTCACCCTCGTCGGGATACCGGTCGAGTATCCGCAACGCCCGCTCGGCATCGGCCCAAAGCACATCGGCTACACCGGCGTTCGCGGTGGATCGCCCGTTGTCGGCATCATGCCCGGGGGCGGGACGAAAGCGCATGCCGTAGAGCGTCGCGCCGCCGGCTGCCAGGGCCAGCCCGCCCCAGGCAAAGACACCGCCCAGCGAAAAACCGGCCACTGACACCACCACCGCGCCGGCGGCCACCTGCATGTCAAGCAGACTACGTCGCATGCTGCCCGGACAGAATTGCGATCAGTCCCTGTCCGATTGTGCTTGAGACTGGCTGCCGCTGCCACTACCACCGGCGTCGGCCGGAGCTTCCCCGGCGTCTGCGCTGCGATCACTCGCGGCCGCCTCTGCACCGCCATCAACCCGCTTGAGCGAGCCATTCTTGAGTGTTTCGGCCAGGTCGATGCCCAGTTGCCCGCCGATCTCCTTGAGCGCCGGACCGACAGTCGAATAGTTCATGATCTGACCGAACAGGTCCTCCATGACCGAGCGTGGCTGGCCGCCCTGGCCGGAACCGCCCTCGGCACCGTTGCCATTGGCATTCGCATTGCCCAGGCCATGGATGAACACCGAGCGCATGTTTTCTCCCACCCCGTCGAAGGGAGCGACCAGTTCGCGCAGCACCTCGGGTGCCACTTCCAGTTCGCGCAAGCGCTCGGCGTGCGCGATAAGTTGCGACGACAGGGTGTTCTTGGCCTCGTTGACGGCCTGAATCCCCTCGGCTTCGGCCTCCTTCTCGGCACGCAAGGCCTGGGCGCGGAATTCCGCGGCTTCCTTGTCCTGCTCGGCGGCCTGGCGACGACCCCGCGCTTCCAGTTCCACCGCCTCGCTGCGACCGCGCGCTTCCAGTTCCACGGCCTCGCGGCTGGCACCGGCCGAAACCCGCACCCGCGTGGCATCGACTTCCGCCTCCTCCTGGGCGCGGATCACGCTGACCTGCTTCTGACGTTCGGCGGCAGCCTGCTCCTGGGCGGTTCGCACCGCTTCCTCGGCCACCACGCGTTCCTGCCGGGCCTGCTCGGCACGGGCCTGGGCCTGCGATTCGCTTTCCGACTTCTCGGCCACGGCAATACGCTGCTCCTGCTCGGAAATCTTGAGCTTGCGGTCACGCTCGATGGCCCGCGCACGCAGCGCTTCATCCTTCTCCAGCTCGGCGTTTTCGGCGGCCTGGTTGGAGGCAATCTCGGCCTTTCTCGACTCGGCCTGGCTTTCGGAACGGTAGATCGCCACCCCCCGTTCCTTCTCGATTTCCGAACGCTCCACTGTCTCGCGCGCACGGATCGTTTCTTCCTCGGCACGAGCTGCTTCGCGCGCATCGGCAATCCTGGCATTTGCCTCGGCTTCCGCCCGTGCCTGGGTTTCTCGGGCCACGCGCTCGGCGGTCAGCTTCAACGCCGTGGCGTTGAACATGTTGTTCGGATTGAGATTGTCGGTGGATGTCTGATCGAGCCCGGTCAGGGAGACCGATTCGAGCTGCAG from Wenzhouxiangella sp. AB-CW3 includes:
- a CDS encoding aminoglycoside phosphotransferase family protein, coding for MEDVRRQQAESWGADQLGWPEDFVSDAIGSDASFRRYFRLSHEGRTVVVMDAPPEIEKLDAFIDIGQRLERAGLHVPDQLHVNHEQGFLLLEDLGQRPYHLVLNADTAATLFDDALGALITMQTYADPRGLPEYDPAMLLREVSLFPDWFLNRHWQVEPTDEELDAWDSICATLVRWALDQPRVFCHRDYMPRNLMLADPNPGIIDFQGAVLGPISYDPVCLFRDAFLSWPQEQVDTWLENYRQRARAAGLPVPESAGLWRRTCDFMAVQRHLKVIGIFARIHYRDGKSGYLEDTPRFFAYLEQAIERNPELLELGRLIAAWQHRRQLD
- the murU gene encoding N-acetylmuramate alpha-1-phosphate uridylyltransferase MurU; its protein translation is MKAMILAAGRGERLRPLTDSVPKPLLEVGGKPLIVHHLDRLAAAGFQDVVINLGWLGEQIAAKLGDGGNFGLRIRYSPEPPGALETAGGIVHALELLGDAPFLAISADVLCDYPLKRMRQLESEALAHLVMVDNPPHHPHGDFGIESGRMVLDSDIKLTFSGIAWFRPGLFADLEPGVRPLRPVLEQAIAAGLVEGERFQGQWFDTGTAGRLEAARNSLA
- a CDS encoding toxic anion resistance protein gives rise to the protein MTTTIETEPRQDEAVRREVEVFLGDASRAFDLEAARAEKQALIEQIKGDFSWEQPEQFAADQATGVSQFADTIVEGVRSANLGSVHDHLTELRMVSKRLSGQLEPSGFLSRFFFNARKALERFAADWSTVDGQINQVIATLERDKRGSLITIENLREIGQEAIDNFRHMAAAIVAGQEILAEERERLAGLKKEVDAADDPVQAAELRQLEQRADVFDRRLTNLEKSRAIAAGMIPTIQQTLHSEIIVSEELDMALSQAIPLMKQQLAVVVEQVRQQERLESLAATRNATEEMMEEIADRLETNQDMVDKQVREGIASADKVVEFLHRIGDTIEEIDQRQAEAQRDRAAARDQLQQAVSDLRDRLS
- a CDS encoding flotillin family protein, which translates into the protein MNTSVLMTIPGIIVSALVAIGLIYAALYKKVPRGIALVRTGMGGRKVIIDGGCLRLPVFHEVREVNLSTVQLTVRRNGEDALITRDSLRVDATVDFYVSVEESDDGVAQAARTLGDRTFDPDKLRELIEGKLVDALRAVAAEQDMMNLHENRQDFVQRVQEIVATDLSKNGLQLESVSLTGLDQTSTDNLNPNNMFNATALKLTAERVARETQARAEAEANARIADAREAARAEEETIRARETVERSEIEKERGVAIYRSESQAESRKAEIASNQAAENAELEKDEALRARAIERDRKLKISEQEQRIAVAEKSESESQAQARAEQARQERVVAEEAVRTAQEQAAAERQKQVSVIRAQEEAEVDATRVRVSAGASREAVELEARGRSEAVELEARGRRQAAEQDKEAAEFRAQALRAEKEAEAEGIQAVNEAKNTLSSQLIAHAERLRELEVAPEVLRELVAPFDGVGENMRSVFIHGLGNANANGNGAEGGSGQGGQPRSVMEDLFGQIMNYSTVGPALKEIGGQLGIDLAETLKNGSLKRVDGGAEAAASDRSADAGEAPADAGGSGSGSQSQAQSDRD